The Salvia hispanica cultivar TCC Black 2014 unplaced genomic scaffold, UniMelb_Shisp_WGS_1.0 HiC_scaffold_126, whole genome shotgun sequence sequence tataactCGAAAATGGTAGTGAAAATTATGAAGAACAGAAAACTTACTTGCTAGCTGCAGTGTTTCATTCCTGAGTTCATCTCTGACCTGATGAGTAAATAGAAAGCATGGTTTAATACATATAGAATTTGgcattagaaaaaaaaaatctgccACTCACCCTATTTTGTGTTTTGACAGGTTCCAGTGAATGCAACAGATTTTGATACGCATCCTTGTCTGATAGAAGCTTTCTAAGTTCATCAACACTGACAATGTTAGGCAACAAAGATAACAATGAGAAACTTTCCCGGGGTATAAATTTAAAGCACTCATTAACATTTGTATATTAGAGTTACATTTGTATGCATTCTTTGCAAGTAGCTCATACACGTGCCAAATTCGAAAAGCAACATAATATCTTCGATCAAAAATAGGATGCTCCTCCAAAGTCATCGTAAGGGTTAAGGTCACAACAAGGGACCTAGAacatattatgaaaataaatagaaaactaGTGGTCACCTCTTATCTTTTAGCATAGCAATGATGCCGGCGGCCTCTGCAGGTGAAACATTTGACGAAGAATTTGGTCGGTCAGTCGGTCTCGATACACCAAAGCTGCTAGAGGTACTGGATCCAGGCGTTGTAGGGCGTGAGGAGCTGGATGAACTAATGACGGAAGATGGATACCATGAGTTTGTGGACATTTCCTGGGGGCGGGCCTGAGAGCCCCTGTAGGAAGACAGAACCGACATATCAAAGTTATATCTCAATATGTAGTTGCAGCCcacataaatcaacaaaacaGATAGGAATCAAGCAAGAAGAGAGAGCAGTGTGCTTTGCTTACTCCATCTACTATATTATTGCTTAACAAATTACTGAAAAAGCTTAACAGAAATGGAGGATAAATAAACACATCATCAATACAtgtcaaacaaaattaacacTGTAAGTTAACTTGAAAATATTCATACTAATGCTGAAATTGGACAAATTTCACATTACAAACACTGTaactgcaaaaaaaaaaaaaaagacagaacagtaatcataataattttgttgagaatcaatattacaaaaaaaataaaaggaaataatcCTAATTACGTGTTAGGAAATCGAAAATTCTATGATACCAGAGACTAAAACTTCCTGGACGATTGGCCTTGAAACCGTTCTTTTCACggataaatatgaaaaaatcgGGAATTATCCAACAATCGTGGCATCTAACATGTTTCACTCATTGGTAGGTCACCGAATTCATattaggaaaagaaaaaaaagagagattgGAAAAGGACTGATTACCAGAAATTCTTGAACATGACTTTGAAGAAGTAAGCCTAAGTCGTCGGTGGTTTGgtcaaaatatcaaacaaGAAAGAGAATCAGATGTTGCAAGCCCTAACATCTATAGATTTGTCATCTCAAATTACTTGTATTTATATGTCACACTACATATGAAACATTTGCTACACAAAATTTTTCTATATACAGTGGTATGCAGAGATTATATTAGTTCCTACTgatgaaatgtttcattttcagtactttcttttttttatttttctcaatcaaAATAATGTATTACTAGAACtaaaagtatatttatttttattttatttattctctcttagaTTATTCTCTATactcaatatataaaataaactagtaAAATCGAATGCTACCtaaaaaatgagtcattttccttgttatggagggagtacgacaattgtttcatttttattaggaAAAAGGAGGtataattttgagtttattaatctttaattatgattatttgcCACAACTAACTTCAAGGgaaaattaatgtcaattgcataataaatatctaaaatcCATCATCATAATATTTGAACAATGCTTTATGCAAAgttaaccaaaaaaatataatttaaacgataaattttatcaaaattttaattataatttaattagctaCTTTTATAAGTCAACcgaaaattatgatttaaatgacatttttctcaattcaaTGAGATTAGATACAACTCTTAGTCTCGtacatctctctctttcaaTGAGATTAGATACAACTCTTAGTCTCGTACATCTCTACTCTTAGTCTCTCTCTTTTATAAGTACACCTcatgtataatttaattcatctAGTGTAGGTGTTTGGATTTAGAGTACCTACAGCGCGGATGGATGAACTCATTTCGGCGGGACGAGACGGGAGATGCGTTTCATGCATTCAATCCCAGCAGGACTCGCACCAAGGGGGAGGAACGCGGGTTGTCTCGCCACGCGTCTCTGGGTGTGCGCGTGTAGTCCACTCCCCGGTACGAATGAACTTCTTTTTAATAActgtttgattttttagaaaatatcaaaaattaatatactactccccCATCCACTATGTAAGAGTCCTAATAActcagcacgagttttaaggaatCGCTTGACTTTATGAAGAAACGTATAAGGAGAAATTAAGTAGAATGAAGgatccattttttatacttagttttataatggatTGTTAGTgtaaaaattagtggaatgtgagatcaaTATATACCAAAAGTGAAAATGTAAATGATTCTTTAAATCgtggacaaactaaaatgacaaaatggttctttaaatggtggacggatggagtataattttaaaattatgtcactttctcaaatatatttttaaattatattttatttctatttttatatactctaattcattttataatcatCTCTAATACCgcatttataaaaacaaaagctCTCTCACtcaattttctctctaaatttcgtTCTCAGTTGTGCAAATCAAGTATGTCTCACGATAGTAACAATTCATAACGATCGGGATGAAGCAACCTAAAGGCTCATTCGGGATTAACTTTCAACGCCGTCTCCACATGCGGTGAGGGTTATTTTTGCGGACCGCAAATATATTGACAATCCATGACAAATACTTCCAAGAAAGACTAGAACTATCGGTCGGTAAAGTCTAACGACACTGCAAAAGTGTACATCTACACTCCGACATCTTCATACTGGGCAAATGTATCGTTTCTACGAATACTTGCACCTTGTCAAATCTATTGACCACGAATGCTTGAAAAAATTCTGCAGAGGCATTTGCGACGTCTTCAGAGCAAAATATCTTCGGACACCCACCACTAACGATTGCCAACAGTTACTTCATCTTCACGAAGCACACCCAACTTCCTCGAGATGCTTGACAGCATTTGATTGTGCTACAAGGCCGGTCACCCAACGATTGTACAAGAGGCAGTCGTCGACTACCATAtgtggatttggcatgcgttTTCAGAATCTACGGATTGAACAATGATGTCAACATGCTCAACTACTCCGACGTCTTCAACAATGTTTTAAATAGATGATCATTGACTATATTCTTCATGGCCAACACTCGACGCTACAACATGGGTACTATCTCACCGATGGTATCTTTCGAGATAGCTGACCTTCGTGAAGACGCTCAACATGCTGCAAGACCCCAAACATGTTCTTTTTTGCGCGGTTGCAAAAGGCTACTTTTGGAATTGCAGCAGAAGATCTATTCTAGATGATTCTTTGATTTACATATACACGTGTACAGAAAGCTAGCATACTCGagaaaacataaatatgatAATCATATGCATATAATTGATACTTAAACATttgcaattaatcacatatcACATAATACAATCAATTCATGCATTAATCACATAAAGCGAACCGTAGACTTCCGAGTAAAGGCCAAACGTGGTTCTAAACATATGacgattttacgattttggtccagAACATTATcttgtaaattatttcatCCATCACAATTGAAAATGTGCCAGATTTAGTCCTTTTTGGATGGCGCCGTTTAAAATTGACGGTCAAGGGGTGTTTAAACTATTTTGACTGGATTAGGGTTTAGATTAtgtaaaggtcaattttggtcctaaacatatgaccaaactacaaatttggtcaaaaacatttactttttgaaaaacgggttcataacaaatgaaaataccGCCAAAAATAACTTATGGTTCCGTAAAAAAACTAACGGCCAAATTCATAATAGTGACATGACCGTCAGTTTTTTTacggaaccgtaaaaaaagGACTCTGATaaggatttaatttattatggaattattttttaaaaaagtgaatgttttggaccaaattcgtattttgatCATATGTTTAGTaccaa is a genomic window containing:
- the LOC125198176 gene encoding vacuolar protein-sorting-associated protein 37 homolog 1-like translates to MFKNFWGSQARPQEMSTNSWYPSSVISSSSSSRPTTPGSSTSSSFGVSRPTDRPNSSSNVSPAEAAGIIAMLKDKSVDELRKLLSDKDAYQNLLHSLEPVKTQNRVRDELRNETLQLARENLEKEPRIMELRNQNNPNYRVGCCSRKIS